A genomic segment from Methanoplanus limicola DSM 2279 encodes:
- a CDS encoding ASKHA domain-containing protein, translating to MPEEKSSVSVMFEPDGKVVSGTSDTLLELALNGNVSLRGECGGAGTCGKCRVQIIRHYGSLNELTRTEEEKLSDDEIKDGYRLACQAKILSGNCTVYIPPGSRSAKREISAVGLDEDVTPEPAVKKIHIHIGKSSFSDIRPDLERLRSELRCPKETEISLGTLTELPKILRKSGWDVTVGMYGNRIISVEPGDTTEEIFGISVDIGSSKVICHLVNLITGETIARANAENPQVMYGEDIVSRITYASRKPENLGKLRRLIADTINFLIDSVCRQSGISPESVYDMVFVGNSVMHHIFLGITPKYIGVAPFIPAVGDLVSFPAKDLSLNMNGEGLVTAIPLIGGYIGSDAVANLLITKIYEQDEISLVIDIGTNSEILLGNSEKILACSAPSGPSFEGAHISSGMKAVSGAIESVKIEDGNVIYRTIDDVKPKGICGSGVIDLVAELYREKIITGTGKFRDLSHPKIKVDGVPEFVIEESFDTGNNGDITITEKDINEFLLAKGSLKTGWTILAEKFGIEPSQIKKVYLAGSFGTHVNIENAVILDIIPGIKRENIVFAGETAVGGAKIALKSVHERRKLEKILEKVEYIELSVEKSFNRRYIRSIPISRDKN from the coding sequence ATGCCTGAAGAGAAAAGCAGTGTCTCAGTGATGTTTGAACCGGACGGGAAAGTTGTCTCCGGAACTTCAGACACCCTTCTTGAACTTGCCCTGAACGGAAATGTGAGCCTTCGCGGAGAGTGCGGAGGGGCCGGAACATGCGGCAAGTGCAGAGTTCAGATAATAAGGCATTACGGGTCACTGAATGAACTTACACGGACAGAAGAAGAAAAGCTCAGTGATGACGAGATAAAAGACGGGTACCGCCTTGCCTGCCAGGCAAAAATCCTCAGCGGAAACTGCACAGTCTATATCCCTCCGGGAAGCAGAAGTGCAAAAAGAGAGATATCGGCAGTAGGACTTGACGAGGATGTAACACCGGAACCTGCGGTTAAAAAAATACACATACATATTGGAAAAAGTTCATTCAGTGACATCAGACCTGATCTGGAGAGGCTCAGGAGTGAACTCAGATGCCCAAAAGAAACTGAAATATCCCTTGGAACCCTGACAGAACTCCCGAAGATACTTAGAAAGTCCGGCTGGGATGTGACCGTTGGCATGTACGGCAACCGGATAATCTCCGTTGAACCGGGGGATACGACAGAAGAGATATTCGGTATTTCAGTTGACATCGGCTCATCAAAGGTCATATGCCACCTTGTAAATCTTATTACAGGTGAGACCATCGCAAGGGCAAATGCAGAAAACCCGCAGGTAATGTACGGCGAGGACATTGTCTCAAGAATAACCTATGCATCAAGAAAGCCGGAAAATTTAGGCAAACTGCGGAGACTTATAGCTGACACCATAAATTTCCTGATAGACTCTGTATGCAGGCAGAGCGGGATATCACCTGAAAGTGTATATGATATGGTATTTGTCGGAAATTCAGTGATGCACCATATATTCCTGGGAATAACCCCGAAATACATAGGTGTTGCACCATTTATTCCGGCTGTCGGGGATCTTGTCAGTTTCCCTGCAAAGGACCTCTCACTAAATATGAACGGCGAGGGGCTTGTGACTGCAATACCGCTGATCGGCGGATATATAGGATCAGATGCCGTTGCAAACCTTCTTATTACAAAAATCTATGAGCAGGACGAGATATCCCTTGTAATTGATATCGGAACAAACTCTGAAATTCTCCTTGGAAACTCAGAAAAGATCCTGGCATGCTCTGCTCCGTCAGGCCCCTCCTTTGAGGGTGCCCATATAAGCTCAGGCATGAAGGCAGTCAGCGGTGCAATCGAGAGTGTAAAAATCGAAGACGGAAATGTCATCTACAGAACAATAGATGATGTTAAACCAAAAGGGATCTGCGGAAGCGGCGTAATCGATCTTGTAGCAGAACTCTACAGGGAGAAGATAATTACAGGAACCGGAAAATTCAGGGACCTTTCCCATCCGAAAATCAAAGTGGACGGAGTCCCTGAATTTGTCATCGAAGAAAGCTTTGATACCGGAAATAACGGAGATATAACAATAACAGAGAAGGACATAAATGAATTCCTCCTTGCAAAAGGCTCACTTAAAACGGGCTGGACAATCCTTGCCGAAAAATTCGGAATAGAACCGTCACAGATAAAAAAAGTGTACCTTGCAGGGTCATTCGGGACTCACGTCAATATAGAGAATGCAGTAATTCTTGACATCATTCCGGGGATAAAGAGGGAGAATATTGTATTTGCAGGTGAGACTGCTGTTGGCGGGGCAAAGATAGCTTTAAAGTCGGTGCATGAAAGGAGAAAGCTTGAAAAAATTCTTGAAAAAGTTGAATATATTGAACTATCTGTTGAAAAATCATTTAACAGGCGATATATCAGGTCAATCCCTATATCCCGGGACAAAAATTAA
- a CDS encoding prolyl oligopeptidase family serine peptidase, with translation MILTYILLSALVLAFIPGASASTLTPDDILYMETPGHFTLSADGGNLVYIRSAGTDLTPPANNGTLMYIDVNSATELALTGPDQSVTACALSPDGKTVAYAAMPREGGPVSMYLVDLSDKKRTPLSGITDEPAGSFAFLGNDRLIFTGAPAGAAPADTEVAIVVDELPEPVILRTYSLKDGVIAPLSANNDVITIWSPSPDGKYVLYKASTDPKSWETGATFRYVLLNTLTGEEKELFILVEGYQDENQFAWSPDSSDVYIEKIINGGLRYPVENAAELLVYSPATQKLEEVPLNWERGLHIDIFNSDIEVNPFNGGAYLFLADGTNPKLVRATRSNGGWKMTTLNGRDAGNIFAAESDSTGSTIVYNYNSASSPPQLFRAAVSGSEITDPVMLTGLNQDLIQKDLGTSEVTKWKGAQGDTVYGVIRYPPGYEKGKLYPLVLVIHGGPNYADFDSWRDTWEFPYHLITDKGAVTLSVNYHGSTNFGLDFARSIEGGNYYSLPTEDIMTGVDHLAERGIINRSQVGVTGWSNGGILTLALITKDPTLKAAVSGAGTADENSQIANTNGIVMDKMYYEKSPYQDPAAFRSILPVYQAENVRTPLLMMIGTKDPQVDPSSAWVTYRAYKEGSQAPVRFVLFKDQPHHMTTPETQARKIQEELDWLDQYLFSSL, from the coding sequence GTGATTTTAACATATATTCTGCTTTCTGCTCTGGTACTGGCATTTATACCGGGGGCATCTGCTTCCACCCTGACACCGGATGATATTCTCTATATGGAGACTCCCGGCCATTTCACCCTCTCGGCAGACGGGGGAAACCTTGTGTATATCCGGTCAGCAGGAACCGATCTTACTCCTCCTGCAAACAACGGCACCCTGATGTATATTGATGTGAACTCCGCCACTGAACTTGCACTTACCGGCCCTGATCAGTCGGTCACCGCCTGTGCACTATCTCCTGACGGCAAAACGGTGGCATATGCGGCAATGCCCCGTGAAGGCGGGCCTGTATCCATGTATCTTGTGGATCTTTCAGATAAAAAGAGAACCCCTCTTTCCGGCATAACAGACGAACCTGCCGGAAGTTTTGCCTTCCTTGGAAACGACCGCCTGATCTTCACGGGAGCACCGGCCGGTGCTGCACCTGCGGATACCGAAGTTGCGATTGTCGTGGACGAACTGCCGGAACCTGTCATCCTCAGGACCTATTCGCTGAAAGACGGGGTTATTGCTCCCCTCTCTGCAAACAATGATGTCATTACGATCTGGTCGCCCTCGCCGGACGGAAAATATGTATTATACAAAGCATCCACAGACCCAAAGTCCTGGGAGACGGGGGCAACCTTCCGGTATGTTCTCCTAAACACGCTTACAGGAGAGGAGAAGGAACTCTTCATTCTTGTTGAGGGATACCAAGACGAAAATCAGTTTGCCTGGTCACCGGACAGCAGTGACGTCTATATCGAGAAGATCATCAACGGAGGACTTAGGTACCCGGTAGAAAATGCAGCAGAACTTCTTGTATATTCACCGGCCACCCAGAAACTTGAGGAAGTGCCCCTCAACTGGGAACGCGGGCTGCATATTGATATATTCAACAGTGATATTGAGGTCAACCCGTTCAACGGCGGAGCCTATCTCTTCCTCGCTGACGGCACAAACCCGAAACTTGTCCGGGCAACGCGGAGCAATGGCGGATGGAAGATGACAACACTTAACGGCAGGGATGCAGGAAACATCTTTGCTGCCGAATCCGACAGTACAGGCTCCACCATAGTATACAATTACAATTCAGCAAGCTCACCGCCCCAGTTATTCAGGGCAGCGGTTTCGGGAAGTGAGATAACAGACCCTGTAATGCTGACCGGCCTGAACCAGGATCTGATACAGAAGGACCTCGGGACTTCCGAAGTCACGAAATGGAAAGGTGCTCAGGGCGATACGGTATATGGTGTCATCCGGTACCCGCCCGGATATGAGAAGGGAAAGCTGTACCCACTGGTGCTTGTCATCCACGGCGGGCCGAACTATGCCGATTTTGACAGCTGGCGTGACACCTGGGAGTTTCCGTACCACCTGATAACAGACAAAGGTGCGGTAACCCTCTCGGTCAATTACCACGGCAGCACAAATTTCGGGCTGGATTTTGCCCGTTCAATTGAAGGAGGAAATTATTATAGCCTGCCAACAGAGGACATTATGACAGGAGTCGATCACCTTGCAGAAAGGGGCATCATTAACCGGTCGCAGGTCGGGGTGACCGGATGGTCGAACGGCGGAATCCTGACTCTTGCCCTTATAACCAAAGATCCAACGCTGAAAGCTGCGGTTTCAGGTGCAGGGACAGCCGACGAGAACTCACAGATAGCGAACACAAACGGCATCGTGATGGACAAGATGTATTATGAGAAGAGCCCTTACCAGGACCCTGCGGCATTCCGGAGTATTTTACCCGTCTACCAGGCAGAAAATGTCAGAACCCCGCTTCTGATGATGATCGGAACGAAAGATCCGCAGGTGGACCCGTCCAGTGCCTGGGTCACCTACCGGGCATATAAGGAGGGAAGCCAGGCACCAGTGAGGTTCGTTCTCTTCAAAGATCAGCCGCACCACATGACAACGCCGGAGACGCAGGCACGTAAGATACAGGAAGAGTTGGACTGGCTTGACCAGTATCTCTTCTCTTCATTATAA
- a CDS encoding tetrahydromethanopterin S-methyltransferase subunit H family protein yields the protein MFRFKADQKTYDIAGVRIGGQPGENPTVLIGSMFYGGHKIVSDEKRGIFDKDAAETLVRRQEELGEITKNPPLVDIIASSPEAMIKYIDFIAGINDKPFFIDSASPDVKIAAIKYAKETGLEKRVVYNSVSIETKENEFVALKENRIEAGILLTYTKDLMRSGAREKVVEDLRPKMEEKGVTKILVDTFVMDVPCLTPSGKATIEIKSHTGLPCGTAAHNAVSTWKGLKGMVGKEGVKAADLTASLMPAVAGADYILYGPIGSCEYIFPAVFTVDTSYRYAYRMKETIEI from the coding sequence ATGTTCAGATTTAAAGCAGACCAGAAGACGTATGATATAGCAGGCGTAAGAATTGGCGGACAGCCCGGAGAGAACCCGACTGTACTTATAGGCAGCATGTTTTATGGCGGGCATAAAATAGTCTCAGATGAGAAGAGAGGAATCTTTGATAAGGACGCGGCTGAAACACTTGTCAGAAGACAGGAAGAGCTCGGAGAGATCACAAAAAACCCTCCCCTCGTTGACATCATCGCCTCAAGCCCTGAAGCGATGATAAAATATATCGATTTCATTGCCGGAATTAATGACAAACCTTTCTTCATCGATTCCGCAAGCCCGGATGTGAAAATTGCAGCTATAAAATATGCAAAAGAGACAGGTCTTGAAAAGAGAGTAGTCTACAACTCAGTCTCAATAGAGACAAAAGAGAATGAGTTTGTGGCCTTAAAGGAGAACAGGATCGAGGCGGGAATACTTCTGACATATACAAAAGATCTCATGAGAAGCGGGGCAAGGGAGAAGGTGGTGGAAGATCTAAGGCCAAAGATGGAGGAAAAAGGTGTCACAAAGATTCTTGTTGACACTTTCGTAATGGATGTCCCCTGTCTTACACCTTCCGGAAAAGCAACCATTGAGATAAAAAGCCATACAGGCCTCCCATGCGGAACGGCGGCACACAATGCCGTATCCACGTGGAAAGGCCTTAAAGGAATGGTTGGAAAAGAGGGTGTAAAGGCAGCAGACCTGACTGCAAGCCTTATGCCGGCAGTAGCAGGTGCGGACTACATACTTTACGGCCCGATAGGAAGCTGTGAATACATATTCCCGGCCGTATTTACGGTGGATACATCATACAGGTACGCATACAGAATGAAAGAGACAATAGAAATCTGA
- a CDS encoding alpha/beta fold hydrolase — protein sequence MLSVSRPGYLGTPLDTGKTPAEQADALAALLDALKIEKVHLMFGSAGGASGYEFAIRHPDRVKCLVAMDAVSSQYLLSVNIGKVMEKLVMSGPGVELMEQMSLHFPEKSLQDVLKHSSLCRPEQIKEQVKTAIKDPGQIRMFFRMVRSMTDYKHRKPGLENDLDKMARIGDLPVEKITCPSLIVHGTHDSDVLFYHGVYAYENIPGAECYWVREGSHLLCGWISPRADELRERVVSFLLEHK from the coding sequence CTGCTTTCTGTCAGCCGTCCGGGTTACCTGGGAACTCCCCTTGACACCGGAAAAACTCCGGCTGAGCAGGCTGATGCACTCGCTGCCCTGCTGGACGCCTTAAAAATAGAGAAAGTCCACCTGATGTTCGGCTCTGCCGGCGGAGCTTCCGGTTACGAATTTGCGATCCGGCATCCTGACAGGGTCAAATGCCTTGTTGCCATGGATGCAGTCTCTTCGCAGTATCTGCTCTCCGTCAATATCGGTAAGGTCATGGAAAAGCTCGTGATGTCAGGGCCGGGAGTTGAGTTAATGGAGCAGATGAGCCTGCATTTCCCTGAAAAGAGCCTTCAGGATGTCCTTAAGCACTCCTCACTCTGCCGTCCGGAGCAGATTAAAGAGCAGGTAAAGACAGCCATAAAGGACCCCGGTCAGATCAGAATGTTCTTCCGGATGGTACGCTCGATGACGGACTATAAGCACAGAAAACCCGGCCTTGAAAACGACCTGGATAAGATGGCCCGGATCGGCGACCTTCCGGTGGAGAAGATCACCTGCCCCTCTTTAATCGTACATGGCACTCATGACAGTGACGTACTCTTCTATCACGGTGTATATGCATATGAGAACATACCGGGTGCTGAGTGTTACTGGGTGAGAGAGGGATCGCACCTGCTCTGCGGGTGGATCTCACCTCGTGCAGATGAACTCAGGGAGAGGGTTGTTTCATTCCTCCTTGAGCACAAATAA
- a CDS encoding winged helix-turn-helix transcriptional regulator has translation MFNLKVVCPIFLLLLSSVVTFPVLAFETGGYVVQPAYDLYPEYSDLYFTPRSEETVLLNDPVPETINLSDLPLWILVALGVTAVSSVIICLCKCFSSSGLFLIGGFKRVSRKNILKNPSRSEIYNYVKENPGVQMADIGKCTGNTYKNLVYHLDLLIGFGMITMMKCKNTVRYFENSGSFSDAERKMIMHLKHGSDKKIIEAVLNHRGISRHEISSYAGISGPSVSWHMHFLVDDQIIVQEKEGTITRHYLTGHMIEVYEDVIRWVH, from the coding sequence ATGTTTAATCTAAAGGTGGTGTGTCCAATTTTTCTTTTGCTCCTGTCATCGGTTGTGACATTTCCTGTTTTGGCCTTTGAGACAGGAGGTTATGTGGTTCAGCCTGCATATGATCTATATCCTGAATATAGTGATCTATACTTTACTCCCAGATCAGAAGAGACTGTACTTCTCAATGATCCTGTACCGGAAACGATAAATCTCTCTGATTTACCTCTCTGGATACTTGTTGCTCTGGGAGTTACTGCGGTATCCTCCGTGATTATCTGTTTGTGCAAGTGTTTTTCATCGTCCGGTTTATTTCTTATAGGGGGATTTAAAAGGGTTTCCCGGAAAAATATCCTTAAAAATCCCTCAAGGAGTGAGATCTATAATTATGTAAAGGAAAATCCGGGAGTACAGATGGCCGATATTGGAAAGTGTACCGGAAATACGTATAAAAATCTGGTTTATCATCTTGATCTCCTTATAGGTTTTGGGATGATAACAATGATGAAATGCAAGAATACTGTACGGTATTTTGAGAATTCAGGCAGTTTTTCAGATGCAGAACGAAAGATGATAATGCACCTTAAACATGGGAGTGATAAAAAGATTATAGAGGCTGTTTTGAACCATAGGGGTATATCACGGCATGAGATTAGTAGTTATGCCGGGATATCAGGGCCTTCTGTAAGCTGGCATATGCACTTTCTGGTAGATGATCAGATAATTGTACAGGAAAAAGAAGGGACAATTACCCGTCATTATCTCACTGGACATATGATCGAAGTTTACGAGGATGTTATCCGGTGGGTTCACTAA
- a CDS encoding IS66 family transposase zinc-finger binding domain-containing protein, giving the protein MNCESIRNYNKTYRYKKEIAKLSHDIIQLKVENEKLNKKLSQANSTNIELLYENEKLKKEFNEYKFRHPPTTGEKGGKPYAIKKESKKSTTKDSKDPDNNKTEKKKKRGAQPGHKGNFRPKPEKVDIHKTIDVAECPYCGNTKLSKVQEERTRIVEDIPIVKPIVTMYHIPRRYCSKCKKMVEGEVLDALPNARIGLRAMLTAVWMDVVMKGTAVGIPKIFKNFTGLKISTGEVKKMGELIAKEFSEYYEVLKEMVREAGVRYMDETSWRESGINKWLWVLLRKV; this is encoded by the coding sequence ATGAATTGCGAAAGTATCCGTAATTACAACAAAACATACAGGTACAAGAAAGAAATAGCCAAATTATCTCATGATATTATTCAACTGAAGGTCGAAAACGAGAAGTTGAATAAAAAATTGAGTCAGGCTAATTCCACCAACATAGAGTTACTCTACGAAAATGAAAAGCTGAAAAAAGAATTCAATGAGTACAAATTCAGGCATCCACCAACTACAGGAGAAAAAGGTGGCAAACCATATGCCATAAAAAAAGAGTCAAAAAAAAGCACAACTAAAGATTCCAAGGATCCAGATAATAATAAAACAGAGAAGAAAAAGAAGAGAGGGGCACAACCTGGACATAAGGGTAATTTTAGGCCAAAACCGGAGAAGGTTGACATACATAAGACAATTGATGTGGCTGAATGCCCTTACTGCGGCAATACCAAATTGAGCAAAGTGCAGGAAGAAAGGACAAGAATTGTTGAGGATATCCCCATAGTTAAACCAATTGTTACAATGTATCATATCCCTCGGAGATATTGCTCAAAATGTAAAAAAATGGTTGAAGGAGAAGTTTTAGATGCTCTTCCAAACGCAAGGATAGGTTTAAGGGCTATGCTTACTGCGGTCTGGATGGATGTTGTAATGAAAGGTACTGCAGTTGGAATACCTAAAATATTTAAGAACTTTACCGGTTTAAAAATCAGCACTGGTGAAGTCAAAAAAATGGGTGAATTGATTGCAAAGGAATTCTCTGAATATTATGAGGTTCTCAAAGAGATGGTCAGAGAAGCCGGTGTCAGATACATGGATGAAACTTCCTGGAGAGAGAGTGGAATTAACAAATGGTTGTGGGTTTTGTTGCGGAAGGTGTAG
- a CDS encoding alpha/beta fold hydrolase codes for MAENSSDSLFSSDYHRWLKEEIARQNELLSTKQTTETSCGTMEYSLIGKGPVILAIHGTPGGYDQSLLLFDWITTKGFSLLSVSRPGYLGTPLDTGKTPAEQADALAALLDALKIEKVHLMFGSAGGASGYEFAIRHPDRVKCLVAMDAVSSQYLLSVNIGKVMEKLIMSRTGVELMEQMSLHFPEKSLQDVLKHSSLCRPEQIKEQVKVAIKDPNQVKMFFRMVRSMTDYKHRKPGLENDLDKMARIGDLPVEKITCPSLIVHGTHDSDVLFYNGVYAYENIPNAESYWVREGSHLICGWISPHADELREKVVSFLLEHK; via the coding sequence ATGGCAGAAAATTCATCGGACTCACTCTTCTCATCGGACTATCACAGGTGGCTGAAGGAGGAGATAGCACGGCAGAACGAACTCCTCAGTACAAAACAGACAACTGAAACATCCTGCGGGACGATGGAATACTCTCTCATCGGAAAAGGACCTGTAATACTTGCAATTCATGGTACACCGGGCGGATATGATCAGTCCCTGCTCCTCTTCGACTGGATAACAACAAAAGGATTCTCACTGCTTTCTGTCAGCCGTCCGGGTTACCTGGGAACTCCCCTTGACACCGGAAAAACTCCGGCTGAGCAGGCTGATGCACTCGCTGCCCTGCTGGACGCCTTAAAAATAGAGAAAGTCCACCTGATGTTCGGCTCTGCCGGGGGAGCCTCCGGTTACGAATTTGCGATCCGGCATCCTGACAGGGTCAAATGCCTTGTTGCCATGGATGCGGTCTCTTCGCAGTATCTGCTCTCCGTCAATATCGGTAAGGTCATGGAGAAACTTATTATGTCGAGAACCGGAGTTGAGTTAATGGAGCAGATGAGCCTGCATTTCCCTGAAAAAAGCCTTCAGGATGTCCTTAAGCACTCCTCACTCTGCCGTCCGGAGCAGATTAAAGAGCAGGTAAAGGTAGCCATAAAGGACCCCAATCAGGTAAAAATGTTCTTCCGGATGGTACGCTCGATGACGGACTATAAGCACAGAAAACCCGGCCTTGAAAACGACCTGGATAAGATGGCCCGGATCGGCGACCTTCCGGTGGAGAAGATCACCTGCCCCTCTTTAATCGTACATGGCACTCATGACAGTGACGTACTCTTCTATAACGGTGTTTATGCGTATGAAAACATACCAAATGCTGAGTCTTACTGGGTGAGAGAGGGATCGCACCTGATCTGCGGGTGGATCTCACCTCATGCAGACGAACTCAGGGAGAAGGTTGTTTCATTCCTCCTTGAGCACAAATAA
- a CDS encoding cobalamin B12-binding domain-containing protein — MTDIRENFINALVDLDEVKCIDILNQRVKSEEDPFIIIEDVRKATDIVGQRFEEGRFFVSDLMMAGEILNQIMEILKPVFGESKENKGTIVIGTVGGDVHDIGKNITSALLEAEGFNVIDLGVDQPPDAFIEAIKENKPIIVALSGLLTEATESMKITVDAIKEAGLRDQVKIIVGGGRTDEETREYTGADEWSDDATAGVRKFKKLAGVE; from the coding sequence ATGACAGATATAAGAGAAAATTTCATCAATGCACTTGTCGATCTCGATGAAGTAAAGTGCATAGATATTCTTAATCAGAGAGTTAAATCTGAGGAAGATCCTTTCATCATTATTGAGGATGTGAGAAAAGCAACCGATATTGTAGGCCAGAGATTTGAAGAAGGACGCTTTTTTGTATCTGATCTTATGATGGCAGGGGAAATCCTGAATCAGATAATGGAAATACTAAAACCCGTCTTTGGTGAGAGCAAAGAGAACAAAGGAACAATCGTCATCGGAACTGTCGGGGGCGATGTCCATGATATAGGCAAAAACATAACTTCGGCCCTTCTTGAAGCCGAAGGATTCAATGTCATCGATCTTGGCGTGGACCAGCCTCCGGATGCATTCATTGAGGCGATTAAGGAAAACAAGCCCATAATTGTCGCCTTAAGCGGACTATTAACAGAAGCGACAGAGTCGATGAAAATTACTGTTGATGCCATAAAAGAGGCCGGACTCCGTGACCAGGTCAAAATCATCGTCGGAGGAGGACGGACAGACGAGGAGACCAGGGAATACACGGGCGCTGACGAATGGTCAGATGACGCAACAGCAGGAGTCAGGAAGTTTAAAAAGCTCGCAGGGGTGGAGTAG
- a CDS encoding uroporphyrinogen decarboxylase family protein yields MDPAQRYNEKLARLEAVIKGKEPDRVPITPMMSIFHAHYAGYKSNDVIYDYQKNKEAALKVANDFDFDSMIILTGLEATFMSLTFLRNAPDVVPVARFMQAQFHEVLDDVYTKWPGIELGDDTQPQFIGREIMKVDEYELFTRDPTDFLNRVAFPRVCRAMAEPGSPEANAAFAQYGAELAKFGAAQGDLIQSLAQAGVPTFPTAWSYAPLDVISDFLRDIKNIVLDIYRHPDEVKRATEALIPLLIESAKVTGNIPPEVQKALGTEVVECFFPLHLNEYLNPKLYNEFYWPALRKVLEEVIAMGQTPYILFEGRHDAHLETLLELPKGKVIGVFDKTDPRKVREVLGDHVILSSGPPNSLLIGGTPQKVDSFMKDMLNDCKEGGMMVYPGVDGGISGEAKPENVQAVVEAVKKYGTY; encoded by the coding sequence ATGGATCCTGCACAGAGATATAATGAGAAACTTGCCCGCCTTGAGGCTGTAATTAAAGGAAAAGAACCCGACAGGGTACCGATTACCCCTATGATGAGCATATTTCATGCACATTATGCAGGCTATAAGTCAAATGATGTCATCTACGACTACCAGAAAAACAAAGAAGCAGCTCTGAAGGTAGCAAATGATTTCGACTTCGATTCCATGATCATTCTGACCGGCCTTGAAGCAACATTTATGAGCCTTACCTTCCTGCGCAATGCACCGGATGTTGTGCCGGTGGCAAGGTTTATGCAGGCGCAGTTCCATGAGGTGCTGGATGATGTCTATACCAAGTGGCCGGGCATTGAACTGGGGGACGACACTCAGCCACAGTTCATTGGCAGGGAGATTATGAAGGTTGATGAGTATGAGCTATTTACCAGAGATCCGACAGACTTCCTGAACAGGGTGGCATTCCCAAGAGTATGCAGAGCAATGGCTGAACCAGGATCTCCTGAGGCAAATGCAGCTTTTGCACAGTACGGCGCAGAGCTTGCAAAATTCGGTGCGGCACAGGGCGATCTTATTCAGTCACTCGCGCAAGCCGGAGTTCCCACATTTCCTACAGCCTGGAGTTATGCACCGCTCGATGTCATAAGCGATTTCCTCCGTGACATTAAAAACATCGTTCTTGACATCTACAGGCACCCGGATGAGGTAAAACGGGCGACAGAGGCACTAATACCATTACTTATAGAATCTGCAAAGGTAACCGGAAATATTCCGCCTGAAGTTCAGAAGGCACTCGGAACAGAGGTTGTGGAGTGCTTCTTCCCCCTCCACCTGAATGAATACCTGAATCCAAAGCTCTACAATGAGTTCTACTGGCCGGCACTCAGAAAGGTACTGGAAGAGGTGATCGCAATGGGCCAGACGCCGTATATTCTCTTTGAAGGAAGGCATGACGCCCACCTTGAAACTCTTCTCGAACTCCCGAAAGGAAAGGTAATCGGTGTATTTGACAAGACTGATCCAAGAAAGGTGAGAGAAGTGCTCGGTGACCATGTAATACTATCAAGCGGTCCGCCAAACTCACTTCTTATCGGAGGAACCCCTCAGAAGGTAGACAGCTTCATGAAAGATATGCTTAACGACTGCAAAGAAGGCGGAATGATGGTATATCCGGGAGTAGACGGCGGCATATCAGGTGAAGCAAAACCTGAAAACGTCCAGGCAGTTGTAGAAGCGGTAAAGAAATACGGGACATACTAA
- a CDS encoding IS66 family transposase: protein MKLPGERVELTNGCGFCCGRCSTIHDCKTRSHKEPLSILGENPKGIDVHDRFSAYNTLARKTGNRAQQICWFHLLVDSKDLSKLYGEEGKHIHETMKYIHAKAKSFEGKGRPEDVENLISELQDKLDRPYKNLKCRKFGESLKRVKEKLFQFVINPKVESTNNKAERAVRPMTVKGKFPEERDHQKVLGH, encoded by the coding sequence ATGAAACTTCCTGGAGAGAGAGTGGAATTAACAAATGGTTGTGGGTTTTGTTGCGGAAGGTGTAGCACTATACATGATTGCAAAACCCGCAGTCACAAGGAACCACTTTCTATTCTTGGAGAAAACCCAAAAGGAATAGATGTTCATGACCGATTCTCTGCGTATAATACATTGGCAAGAAAAACCGGAAACAGAGCACAACAGATTTGCTGGTTTCATCTTCTTGTAGATTCTAAAGATCTTTCAAAACTTTATGGTGAAGAGGGCAAACATATCCATGAAACAATGAAGTACATCCATGCTAAAGCAAAATCATTCGAGGGAAAAGGCCGCCCGGAGGATGTTGAAAATTTAATCTCAGAATTGCAGGATAAATTAGACCGACCTTATAAAAATTTAAAATGCAGGAAATTTGGGGAGAGTTTAAAGAGAGTTAAGGAAAAATTATTTCAGTTTGTGATTAATCCGAAAGTAGAGAGTACTAACAATAAAGCTGAAAGAGCTGTTAGGCCAATGACTGTAAAAGGAAAATTTCCGGAGGAACGAGATCACCAGAAGGTTCTCGGACATTAG